TTAAAACTGTTTCCACTAAAAAACTGCTTTAATAAAAAAGGTCGTAAGTGTGAGTTTTATGATCTTAATTTGTGTATGAAAGCTTGTACTCATGAAGTGACAGATTCTGATTATGAAGTTGTGAAGAAAAAAATAGACTATTTTTTTCACAACGGAGCTGATCAAGTTTTAAGTGGGTTGAAAGAAAAAGAATTAGCTGCTAGTTCCAAATTCGATTTTGAACAAGCTAAAAAATATTTAGATCTACAAAAAGCAATCAAACTAATCTTTGATAAACAGATTATTAATTTATATAGTGCAAAGGAACGTGTAGATGTACTAGCTTATCAGATCAGACAAAACGTGATTTGTATTGTGTTATTCTCTTATGTCTCTAGTCAATTAGTATCTAAAAACACAATCTGTGATTTTTATTATGGTGATGAACAAGAAGTAATTACTTCTTATTTAACTCAATACTATAAAGATAATATTAAACCTAAGGTTTTGTATGCTTCATTAGATGAAACAAACTCAACTTTATTAAAAGAAGGTTTAGAGATTGAGATCATCAATCCCACAAGTGGGAAGATGAATGAGATTATGAATCTGGCTTTACAAAATGTTAGTAATGAATTAAACCAAAAATATGATTCGTTAGTTAAAAAAGAACAAACAATTAACTTAGCCCTTGATCAATTAAAAGAATTGATCAAGGTAGATAAACTTAATTATATTGAAGTTTATGATAATTCCAACTTATTTAATACTGATAAAGTATCAGCGATGATTGTTTTTGAAAACAATCAGTTTAATAAAAAGAAGTATCGTAAATACAAGATTAAAGATGATAGTTCATTAGGTGATTATCACTATATGTATGAAGTGATTTATCGGAGATTGTATTCTTCTTTAAAAAATAAATTTGTAGATCTCCCCGATCTAATTGTTTTAGATGGTGGTAAACATCAGGTGTTAGCAGCTAAAAAGGTGATTAGTGATTTAAGTATTACTAAAAAGATTAATCTGATTGGGTTAGCTAAAAACAACAAACACCAAACCGATAAGATTGTCGATTATGATCTTAATGAGATCAGTTTAGATAAATCTTCAGCACTTTATTTTTTCTTAGCAAACCTCCAAGAAGAAGTGCATAAGTTTGCGATCACTTTCTT
The Mycoplasma tullyi genome window above contains:
- the uvrC gene encoding excinuclease ABC subunit UvrC; translated protein: MNFKLKQKLDLAPKKPGCYLWKNNLNEIIYIGKAKNIYKRTHQYFNGPKDLKTSKLVNDIFDVEFIEVNNENEALLLEANLIKKHKPRYNILLKDNNGYPYILITKEKYPRLLYTRNFDPKKGKHYGPFASSEMKAYDIYNLLLKLFPLKNCFNKKGRKCEFYDLNLCMKACTHEVTDSDYEVVKKKIDYFFHNGADQVLSGLKEKELAASSKFDFEQAKKYLDLQKAIKLIFDKQIINLYSAKERVDVLAYQIRQNVICIVLFSYVSSQLVSKNTICDFYYGDEQEVITSYLTQYYKDNIKPKVLYASLDETNSTLLKEGLEIEIINPTSGKMNEIMNLALQNVSNELNQKYDSLVKKEQTINLALDQLKELIKVDKLNYIEVYDNSNLFNTDKVSAMIVFENNQFNKKKYRKYKIKDDSSLGDYHYMYEVIYRRLYSSLKNKFVDLPDLIVLDGGKHQVLAAKKVISDLSITKKINLIGLAKNNKHQTDKIVDYDLNEISLDKSSALYFFLANLQEEVHKFAITFFRKTKAKSLYDSVLDEIKGLGKKRKQRLIEYFKTIDEIKKASIASLSQVLPIEVAKNLKQKLDQS